In Lacibacter sp. H375, one DNA window encodes the following:
- a CDS encoding family 78 glycoside hydrolase catalytic domain produces the protein MMKKTILINACFLLCTIFVHAQQLTVTNLHCENRNNPLGVDVKQPKLSWQLQSSQQNILQTAFRILVADDEAILKKNIGNVWDSKQIKSSASIQVAYSGKALLSAKKYFWKIQVWDNKGNFSAWSSAAYWQMGLLQTKDWSNAKWIGYEEINDTAIIAPHVHQSGKKAWGPRKDILPVLRKEFAVAKKIKQATVFICGLGHFEVSINGKKIGDHFLAPGWTNYSKHAQYVTFDVTKSIQEGKNAIGVMLGNGFYYIPSERYRKMTGAYGYPKLITKTVIEFTDGTKQQIISDESWKTDKSPIIYSSIFGGEDYDANLFQQGWNEPGFNDAKWKKVIITKGPALLESQMNEPVKVMQHLPTKTKRELKTGVTLYDLGQNFSGVPSITVKGSKGDTVKLICGELINADGTANQTATGSPSFFSYILKGDGEESWHPLFTYTGFRYVEVHCKPKENNQLLPQIIKLEGLHIRNAANTVGSFSCSNDLFNRTHTLIDWAIKSNMVSVFTDCPHREKLGWLEETHLVGASVHYNYDVAALNKKVINDMKNAQYPNGKIPEIAPEFTVFTPPFDESPEWGSAAIIYSWYNYQWYGDKETLLQSYDMMKAYVLYLKSKANNNILSHGLGDWFDIGPKKSGFAQMTKMGITATATFYYDLNIMIKIATMLKKNDDVKFYQQLAADIKAAFNKTFFDPIKLQYDSSSQTANAMALYMGLVEEKNSQAVVDALIREIKGRNNALTAGDIGYRYVLKALEQAGRSDVIFDMNYRDDVPGYGYQLKHGATALTESWQAYESVSNNHFMLGHLMEWFYAGLSGIKQTEQSVAYKEIMIKPEVVGDVTNAKASFESPYGLIKSEWVKTTSSFNLQLQIPANSTAVVYVPAKPGQTVLQNGKKATAVYANGRAVVKIGSGNYQFSVANN, from the coding sequence ACCAATCTTCATTGCGAAAATCGCAACAATCCATTAGGCGTTGATGTAAAACAGCCCAAACTCAGCTGGCAATTACAATCATCTCAACAAAATATATTACAAACTGCATTTCGCATTCTTGTTGCAGATGATGAAGCGATATTGAAAAAGAACATCGGGAATGTATGGGATTCGAAACAGATCAAATCTTCAGCTTCAATTCAAGTTGCTTATTCTGGGAAAGCATTGCTGTCCGCTAAAAAATATTTCTGGAAAATACAAGTATGGGATAATAAAGGAAATTTTTCTGCATGGAGCAGTGCAGCTTATTGGCAAATGGGTTTATTGCAAACAAAAGATTGGAGTAACGCTAAATGGATCGGTTATGAAGAGATCAACGATACGGCCATTATTGCTCCACATGTGCATCAGAGCGGCAAAAAAGCATGGGGTCCACGCAAAGATATTCTGCCTGTTCTACGGAAAGAATTTGCTGTTGCAAAAAAAATAAAACAGGCAACTGTGTTCATCTGCGGTCTTGGTCATTTTGAAGTAAGCATCAACGGAAAAAAGATCGGCGATCATTTTCTTGCACCCGGCTGGACGAATTACAGCAAACATGCTCAATATGTAACCTTTGATGTAACGAAGAGTATACAAGAGGGAAAGAATGCTATTGGTGTAATGCTCGGCAATGGGTTTTATTATATCCCTTCTGAACGTTATCGTAAAATGACCGGTGCTTATGGTTATCCCAAACTGATTACAAAAACGGTGATCGAGTTTACTGATGGAACGAAACAGCAGATCATCAGCGATGAAAGCTGGAAGACCGACAAATCGCCCATCATCTACTCAAGCATATTTGGAGGCGAAGATTATGATGCTAATCTTTTTCAACAAGGTTGGAATGAACCGGGCTTTAATGATGCGAAGTGGAAAAAAGTGATCATCACCAAAGGCCCTGCATTACTTGAATCGCAAATGAATGAACCTGTGAAAGTGATGCAACATCTGCCCACTAAAACAAAACGTGAGTTAAAAACAGGCGTCACGTTGTATGATCTTGGACAAAATTTCTCCGGTGTTCCTTCCATTACAGTAAAAGGAAGCAAAGGTGATACGGTTAAATTAATTTGTGGTGAATTGATCAATGCAGACGGAACGGCTAATCAAACAGCAACAGGCAGTCCGTCTTTCTTTAGTTATATCTTAAAAGGCGATGGCGAAGAAAGCTGGCATCCGTTGTTTACATACACCGGCTTCCGTTATGTGGAAGTGCATTGCAAGCCGAAAGAAAATAATCAATTACTTCCGCAAATAATAAAACTGGAAGGATTACATATACGTAATGCAGCGAACACAGTTGGTTCATTCAGTTGTTCAAACGATCTGTTTAACCGCACACATACATTGATCGACTGGGCCATTAAAAGTAATATGGTGAGCGTGTTTACTGATTGTCCGCATAGGGAGAAACTTGGCTGGCTGGAAGAAACACATTTGGTGGGCGCTTCTGTTCATTACAATTATGATGTGGCAGCGTTGAATAAGAAAGTGATCAACGACATGAAGAACGCACAGTATCCAAATGGAAAAATTCCGGAGATCGCTCCTGAGTTTACTGTTTTTACGCCACCGTTTGATGAATCGCCGGAGTGGGGAAGCGCAGCGATCATTTATTCCTGGTATAATTATCAATGGTATGGCGACAAAGAAACGTTGTTGCAATCGTATGATATGATGAAGGCATATGTGCTGTATCTGAAAAGCAAAGCGAATAACAATATTCTTTCGCATGGATTGGGCGATTGGTTTGATATTGGTCCGAAGAAATCAGGTTTTGCACAAATGACAAAGATGGGCATAACAGCGACTGCTACGTTTTATTATGATCTCAACATCATGATCAAAATAGCCACCATGTTGAAGAAGAATGATGATGTGAAATTCTATCAACAATTGGCAGCAGATATAAAAGCAGCTTTCAATAAAACTTTTTTTGATCCAATCAAATTGCAATACGATTCTTCAAGTCAAACCGCCAATGCAATGGCATTGTATATGGGTTTGGTAGAAGAAAAAAACAGTCAGGCTGTTGTTGATGCGTTGATCCGTGAAATTAAAGGCAGGAACAATGCATTAACAGCAGGCGATATCGGTTACCGTTATGTGTTGAAAGCTTTGGAACAAGCCGGAAGAAGTGATGTGATCTTTGATATGAATTATCGTGATGATGTGCCGGGTTATGGCTATCAACTCAAACATGGTGCTACTGCTCTTACCGAAAGCTGGCAGGCGTATGAATCAGTTTCAAATAATCATTTTATGTTGGGACATTTAATGGAATGGTTCTATGCCGGTCTTTCCGGTATCAAACAAACAGAACAGTCTGTAGCTTATAAAGAAATTATGATCAAACCTGAAGTAGTGGGTGATGTAACAAATGCAAAAGCATCATTTGAATCGCCTTATGGTTTAATCAAAAGTGAATGGGTAAAAACAACTTCATCATTTAACTTGCAGCTGCAAATACCTGCCAACAGCACAGCCGTTGTGTATGTTCCTGCAAAGCCAGGACAAACAGTTTTGCAGAATGGAAAGAAAGCAACGGCTGTTTATGCAAATGGAAGAGCAGTCGTGAAGATTGGTTCAGGTAATTATCAATTTAGTGTAGCAAATAACTAA
- a CDS encoding zinc-binding alcohol dehydrogenase family protein: MKALVCQQPGSFEYVEKERPEIQPGRAILKVKRIGICGTDLHAFEGTQPYFAYPRILGHELGCEIVQVDADAGFEVGEHVTLIPYFHCGECIACRNGLPNCCAAINVFGVHVDGGMMEYISVPTSALLHGGDMSFDELALVEPLAIGAHGIRRANVRAGEFVLVIGAGPIGLGIMEFGRIAGGQVIAMDVNDTRLNFCKDKLKVQHTINPLNEDILQRLKEITNGDMPTVVIDATGNQKAINSAFLYMAHGARYVLVGLQKGELIVSHPEFHKREATLMSSRNATQEDFDHVMMCMRNKLVDPATYITHRVKFDEVKDNFKSWLDPKNGVIKAMVEL, encoded by the coding sequence ATGAAAGCATTAGTGTGTCAGCAGCCGGGTTCGTTTGAATATGTAGAAAAGGAAAGGCCAGAGATTCAACCCGGTCGTGCTATTTTAAAAGTAAAACGCATTGGTATCTGCGGAACCGATCTGCATGCCTTCGAAGGAACACAACCTTACTTTGCTTATCCACGCATACTCGGTCATGAGTTGGGCTGTGAAATTGTACAGGTTGATGCAGATGCAGGTTTTGAAGTAGGCGAGCATGTAACACTCATCCCATATTTTCATTGCGGCGAATGTATTGCCTGCAGGAATGGTTTGCCTAACTGTTGTGCGGCCATCAATGTATTTGGTGTGCATGTAGATGGCGGTATGATGGAATATATTTCTGTTCCCACATCGGCATTGCTGCATGGCGGCGATATGAGTTTTGATGAACTCGCATTGGTTGAGCCTTTGGCGATCGGTGCACATGGCATTCGCAGGGCAAATGTTCGTGCAGGTGAATTTGTATTGGTGATTGGTGCAGGCCCTATCGGTTTGGGCATTATGGAATTTGGCCGCATAGCAGGTGGACAAGTAATTGCGATGGATGTAAACGATACCCGTTTAAATTTCTGTAAGGATAAATTAAAAGTACAACATACCATCAACCCATTAAATGAAGATATACTGCAACGATTAAAAGAAATTACCAATGGAGATATGCCAACAGTGGTGATTGATGCAACAGGAAATCAAAAAGCGATCAACAGTGCATTTCTATATATGGCGCATGGCGCAAGATATGTGTTGGTGGGTTTGCAGAAGGGAGAATTGATTGTTAGTCATCCTGAATTTCACAAACGGGAGGCAACACTCATGAGCAGCCGCAATGCAACGCAGGAAGATTTTGATCATGTAATGATGTGTATGCGCAATAAACTGGTTGATCCGGCGACTTATATTACACATCGTGTAAAGTTTGATGAAGTGAAAGATAATTTCAAAAGCTGGTTGGATCCAAAGAATGGTGTGATCAAAGCAATGGTGGAACTGTAA
- a CDS encoding aldo/keto reductase produces MQYRTLGKTGMDVSAISLGTWQVGGKWGSAFDEKNADAILNVAVDNGVNFIDTADVYSDGESEKAIGHFLKTRKEKLFVATKCGRQIQPHVNEGYTPAVLRKYVEDSLKRLQIETIDLIQLHCPPTAVYYRPEIFGMFDELKKEGKIQHLGVSVEKIEEALKAIEFDNVTTVQIIFNMFRQRPAELFFEQAKKKNIGVIVRVPLASGLLTGNYTAQTIFESGDHRQFNRNGEAFDKGETFSGIDYATGLQAVEELKQIVPAGKSLAALALKWILDFDAVSTVIPGASKPEQVTRNLEALNEPSLSSEQLQQVQAVYEKYIKASVHHLW; encoded by the coding sequence ATGCAATACAGAACACTCGGTAAAACAGGAATGGATGTATCAGCCATCAGTCTCGGTACATGGCAGGTAGGTGGTAAATGGGGCAGCGCATTTGATGAAAAAAATGCAGATGCCATATTAAATGTAGCAGTCGATAACGGCGTCAATTTTATTGACACGGCCGATGTATACAGCGATGGAGAAAGCGAAAAAGCCATTGGCCATTTTCTCAAAACAAGAAAAGAAAAACTATTTGTTGCAACGAAATGTGGCCGGCAAATTCAGCCGCACGTGAACGAAGGTTATACGCCTGCTGTGTTACGCAAGTATGTGGAAGATAGTTTGAAACGTTTGCAGATTGAAACAATTGATCTGATTCAGTTGCATTGTCCGCCGACAGCAGTCTATTATCGTCCGGAAATTTTTGGCATGTTTGATGAACTTAAGAAAGAAGGAAAGATCCAACATCTTGGTGTGAGTGTGGAGAAAATAGAAGAAGCATTAAAGGCCATTGAGTTCGATAATGTAACAACGGTGCAGATCATCTTCAATATGTTTCGTCAGCGGCCTGCAGAATTATTTTTTGAACAGGCGAAGAAGAAAAACATTGGTGTGATTGTACGGGTGCCATTAGCAAGCGGCCTATTAACGGGAAATTATACTGCACAAACCATATTTGAGAGCGGCGATCATCGACAGTTCAACCGCAACGGTGAAGCGTTTGATAAAGGCGAAACATTTTCAGGTATCGATTATGCAACAGGTTTGCAGGCTGTGGAAGAGTTAAAACAAATTGTTCCTGCAGGTAAATCATTAGCTGCATTGGCGTTGAAATGGATACTGGATTTTGATGCAGTAAGCACAGTTATCCCCGGCGCTTCAAAACCAGAGCAGGTAACACGTAATCTTGAAGCATTGAATGAACCATCGCTCAGCAGCGAGCAGTTGCAACAGGTGCAGGCTGTGTATGAAAAATATATCAAAGCATCTGTGCATCATTTGTGGTAG
- a CDS encoding sugar-binding domain-containing protein, translating into MKLNKNIVIVVAFLLLSLISSAQVRSVVDFNIGWKFFLGNDSLASETNYNDAKWRSLNLPHDWSIESNFSSSFPATNQGGALPGGVGWYRRTFTVPLTSKNKVTRIEFDGVYKNSEVWINGHYLGKRPYGYINFSYNLTPYLIYGKSNVIVVKVDNSLQPDSRWYSGSGIYRDVKLVTTNNISIAEAGVFITTPVINKNKATVAVQYKVSNSGNQKEIVNLYTDVYDAAGKKIATSKHIVLRAIPAGGYSYADQLQINTPILWSTAKPYLYKAITRIESNGQLIDEVKTNFGIRSFRFDAANGFFLNDEPLKIQGVCMHHDLGALGAAYNHAAAKRQLKILKEMGVNAIRFSHNPPAAAILDLCDEMGFFVQVEAFDMWKKRKNRFDYNLYFDEWHARDIQAMVLRDRNHPSVFMWSIGNEIREQFDSTGTTIAKRLVDLVKAIDTTRPVTCALTENFPEKNFIWKSGALDVLGFNYKLYDYAELPKRFPGQSFVATETASALSSRGSYDMPSDSNRLWPPDGKTPTVKGNADMSVSAYDHVYAYWGSSHEAALLAVNKYKFMSGMFVWSGFDFLGEPVPYAWPARSSYYGIVDLAGFPKDVYYLYQSEWTKKPVLHLFPHWNWNKADTVDVWAYYNNADEVELFLNGKSLGSKSKTTDVLHIKWRVPYQPGVLKAISKKNGKAILTKEIRTAGAPAKIQLIADRTNLKANGKDLSFITARLLDKDGNIVPGADQLIEFSVSGPAFVAGTDNGYPADSSSLKNHKRTTWKGMALAIIQSQGKKGNITVTAKSAGLKLSVISIKSE; encoded by the coding sequence ATGAAGTTGAATAAAAATATAGTAATCGTTGTTGCTTTTCTGTTGTTGAGTTTAATTTCATCAGCACAGGTTCGTTCAGTTGTTGATTTCAATATTGGCTGGAAATTCTTTTTAGGTAATGATAGTCTTGCAAGCGAAACAAACTACAACGATGCAAAATGGCGGAGTTTAAACCTGCCGCACGACTGGAGTATTGAAAGCAACTTCTCTTCTTCCTTTCCTGCAACCAACCAGGGCGGTGCATTACCGGGTGGTGTTGGTTGGTATCGTAGAACATTTACCGTTCCTCTTACATCAAAAAACAAAGTAACACGTATTGAATTTGATGGCGTATATAAGAATAGTGAAGTATGGATCAACGGACATTATCTCGGTAAGCGTCCTTACGGTTATATCAACTTCTCTTATAATCTAACTCCTTATTTGATTTACGGTAAGTCAAATGTAATTGTAGTTAAAGTAGATAATAGTTTACAACCCGATTCAAGATGGTATAGCGGCAGTGGTATTTACAGAGATGTGAAATTGGTTACAACAAACAATATATCTATAGCAGAAGCCGGCGTATTTATCACAACACCCGTCATCAATAAAAACAAAGCAACTGTTGCTGTTCAATACAAGGTTTCAAACTCAGGTAATCAAAAAGAAATTGTAAACCTGTACACCGATGTGTATGATGCAGCAGGGAAGAAGATAGCTACATCAAAACATATTGTGCTACGTGCAATACCTGCCGGTGGTTATTCATATGCTGACCAATTGCAAATCAACACGCCCATTCTTTGGTCAACTGCGAAACCTTATTTGTACAAAGCAATTACACGAATTGAAAGCAATGGTCAATTGATCGATGAAGTAAAAACAAACTTTGGTATCCGTTCTTTCCGTTTCGATGCAGCCAACGGTTTCTTCCTCAACGATGAACCACTAAAAATTCAAGGCGTTTGTATGCATCACGATCTTGGTGCATTGGGTGCAGCTTACAATCATGCTGCAGCAAAACGACAGTTGAAGATATTAAAAGAGATGGGTGTGAATGCCATCCGTTTCTCACACAATCCACCGGCAGCAGCTATTCTTGATCTCTGCGATGAAATGGGTTTTTTTGTGCAGGTGGAAGCATTCGATATGTGGAAGAAAAGAAAAAACAGATTCGATTACAATCTCTACTTCGATGAATGGCATGCACGTGATATACAGGCAATGGTGTTGCGTGATCGGAATCATCCTTCTGTTTTTATGTGGAGCATCGGTAACGAAATAAGAGAACAGTTCGACAGCACTGGTACAACCATTGCCAAGCGATTAGTTGATCTTGTAAAAGCGATCGATACAACACGACCCGTTACCTGCGCATTAACCGAAAACTTTCCTGAGAAAAACTTCATCTGGAAATCGGGAGCACTTGATGTGCTCGGATTCAATTATAAGTTGTACGATTATGCAGAATTGCCCAAACGTTTCCCCGGTCAATCATTTGTTGCAACAGAAACAGCATCAGCTTTATCTTCAAGAGGTTCGTACGACATGCCCAGCGATAGTAATCGTCTTTGGCCACCTGATGGTAAAACGCCAACAGTAAAAGGCAATGCAGATATGAGCGTATCGGCATACGATCATGTATATGCCTATTGGGGTTCTTCGCATGAAGCTGCATTATTGGCGGTGAACAAATACAAATTCATGTCGGGCATGTTTGTATGGAGTGGTTTTGATTTTCTTGGCGAACCTGTTCCGTATGCATGGCCTGCACGTAGTTCATATTATGGTATAGTTGATCTGGCTGGTTTTCCAAAAGATGTGTACTATCTCTATCAAAGTGAATGGACTAAAAAACCTGTTCTTCATTTATTCCCGCATTGGAACTGGAACAAAGCTGATACCGTTGATGTATGGGCTTATTATAACAATGCCGATGAAGTGGAATTATTTCTCAACGGTAAATCATTAGGCAGCAAAAGCAAGACAACCGATGTCTTACATATTAAGTGGCGTGTGCCTTATCAACCGGGCGTGTTAAAAGCTATATCAAAGAAGAACGGAAAAGCAATACTTACTAAAGAGATCAGAACTGCTGGCGCACCTGCTAAAATTCAACTTATTGCAGATCGAACTAACTTAAAGGCCAATGGAAAAGATCTCTCTTTTATTACTGCAAGGCTGTTAGATAAAGATGGAAATATTGTTCCCGGTGCTGATCAACTTATTGAATTTTCTGTTAGCGGTCCGGCTTTTGTAGCTGGCACAGATAACGGCTACCCGGCCGATAGCAGCTCTCTCAAAAACCACAAACGTACAACCTGGAAAGGTATGGCATTGGCGATCATACAATCGCAAGGAAAAAAGGGAAATATTACAGTTACTGCAAAATCAGCTGGATTAAAGTTGTCTGTTATTTCAATAAAAAGCGAGTAA
- a CDS encoding DUF3826 domain-containing protein, with protein MKRNLLAYNNYYKLIGSISPSLRLFSANKILILFISFLIAAVVNAQENKTPDPAYIKVITERSAKIVNTLSIKDSVQYKNALAVLVNQYNSINNIHEETKLALAAIKQQSITAQESALQVQKQEEKKVAQLQQLHNSFLAGLQKVISEEQIELVKNAMTYNVLHVTYTAYLDMIPTLKEDQKKKIYDWLIEARELAMDGESSDKKHAIFGKYKGRINNYLSAAGYDLTKEREEWQKRIKAKNESSK; from the coding sequence ATGAAAAGAAACTTGCTTGCATATAATAATTATTATAAACTGATCGGTAGCATTTCTCCATCGCTCCGTTTATTTTCTGCAAACAAAATCCTCATTCTTTTTATTTCTTTTTTAATAGCAGCAGTTGTAAATGCACAGGAAAATAAAACACCTGACCCTGCTTATATTAAAGTGATCACAGAACGTTCTGCCAAGATCGTTAACACACTTTCCATTAAAGATTCTGTACAGTATAAAAATGCATTAGCTGTACTTGTAAATCAGTATAACAGTATTAATAATATACACGAAGAAACTAAACTCGCTTTAGCAGCAATTAAACAGCAATCGATCACCGCTCAGGAATCTGCTCTTCAGGTACAAAAGCAGGAAGAGAAAAAAGTAGCGCAGCTTCAGCAACTGCACAACTCTTTTCTTGCCGGGTTACAAAAGGTTATTTCTGAAGAGCAGATTGAGCTGGTGAAAAATGCTATGACTTACAATGTGCTGCATGTTACTTACACTGCATACCTCGACATGATCCCCACCCTGAAAGAAGACCAAAAAAAGAAAATCTATGATTGGCTGATAGAGGCAAGAGAACTGGCCATGGACGGAGAATCATCAGATAAAAAACACGCCATCTTTGGTAAGTACAAAGGCCGCATCAATAATTATCTTTCTGCTGCAGGTTACGATCTTACTAAAGAAAGAGAAGAATGGCAGAAAAGAATAAAAGCAAAAAACGAGTCTTCTAAATAA